A stretch of Rhododendron vialii isolate Sample 1 chromosome 4a, ASM3025357v1 DNA encodes these proteins:
- the LOC131322074 gene encoding E3 ubiquitin-protein ligase MIEL1 isoform X1 has translation MEGSANERLGFGKMGYGCKHYRRRCRIRAPCCNEVFDCRHCHNEATSMLRNIFDRHELVRYDVKQVICSVCDTEQPVVPVCTNCGVNMGEYFCEVCKFYDDDIGKEQFHCNDCGICRVGGRENFFHCKKCGSCYSVALRDNHSCVENSMRHHCPICYEYLFDSLKDTTVMKCGHTMHCECYHEMIKRDKYCCPICSRSIIDMSQTWKRIDDEIEATVMPEDYRYKKVWILCNDCNDTTEVFFHIIGQKCSHCLSYNTRNIAPPVLPQ, from the exons ATGGAAGGCTCTGCCAATGAACGTCTCGGTTTTGGGAAGATGGGTTATGG ATGCAAGCATTATAGAAGAAGATGCAGGATCAGAGCTCCCTGTTGTAACGAGGTCTTTGATTGCCGCCATTGTCACAATGAAGCCACG AGCATGTTGAGGAACATCTTTGATCGGCATGAGCTCGTTCGATACGATGTTAAGCAA gtaATTTGCTCAGTTTGCGACACAGAACAGCCG GTGGTTCCTGTCTGTACAAATTGTGGAGTCAATATGGGCGAGTATTTCTGTGAAGTGTGCAAATTCTACGATGATGAT ATTGGCAAAGAGCAGTTTCATTGCAATGATTGTGGGATCTGCAG AGTCGGCggtagagagaatttttttcaCTGCAAGAAATGTG GATCATGTTATTCAGTGGCTCTGCGTGATAATCACTCGTGTGTGGAGAACTCCATGCGGCACCACTGTCCCATTTGTTACGAG TATCTCTTTGACTCACTCAAAGACACAACCGTAATGAAATGTGGCCACACGATGCACTGTGAATGCTATCATGAGATGATTAAGCGTGACAA ATATTGCTGCCCCATATGCTCGAGGTCGATTATTGACATGTCTCAAACATGGAAGAGAATAGACGACgag ATTGAAGCGACAGTCATGCCTGAGGATTATCGGTATAAGAAG gtttgGATTCTATGCAATGACTGCAATGATACTACTGAAGTATTCTTCCACATAATTGGACAGAAATGCAGCCACTGCCTATCATACAATACAAGAAATATTGCACCTCCAGTGCTTCCTCAATGA
- the LOC131322074 gene encoding E3 ubiquitin-protein ligase MIEL1 isoform X4, whose translation MEGSANERLGFGKMGYGCKHYRRRCRIRAPCCNEVFDCRHCHNEATSMLRNIFDRHELVRYDVKQVICSVCDTEQPVVPVCTNCGVNMGEYFCEVCKFYDDDIGKEQFHCNDCGICRVGGRENFFHCKKCGSCYSVALRDNHSCVENSMRHHCPICYEYLFDSLKDTTVMKCGHTMHCECYHEMIKRDKLKRQSCLRIIGIRRFGFYAMTAMILLKYSST comes from the exons ATGGAAGGCTCTGCCAATGAACGTCTCGGTTTTGGGAAGATGGGTTATGG ATGCAAGCATTATAGAAGAAGATGCAGGATCAGAGCTCCCTGTTGTAACGAGGTCTTTGATTGCCGCCATTGTCACAATGAAGCCACG AGCATGTTGAGGAACATCTTTGATCGGCATGAGCTCGTTCGATACGATGTTAAGCAA gtaATTTGCTCAGTTTGCGACACAGAACAGCCG GTGGTTCCTGTCTGTACAAATTGTGGAGTCAATATGGGCGAGTATTTCTGTGAAGTGTGCAAATTCTACGATGATGAT ATTGGCAAAGAGCAGTTTCATTGCAATGATTGTGGGATCTGCAG AGTCGGCggtagagagaatttttttcaCTGCAAGAAATGTG GATCATGTTATTCAGTGGCTCTGCGTGATAATCACTCGTGTGTGGAGAACTCCATGCGGCACCACTGTCCCATTTGTTACGAG TATCTCTTTGACTCACTCAAAGACACAACCGTAATGAAATGTGGCCACACGATGCACTGTGAATGCTATCATGAGATGATTAAGCGTGACAA ATTGAAGCGACAGTCATGCCTGAGGATTATCGGTATAAGAAG gtttgGATTCTATGCAATGACTGCAATGATACTACTGAAGTATTCTTCCACATAA
- the LOC131322074 gene encoding E3 ubiquitin-protein ligase MIEL1 isoform X3, whose amino-acid sequence MEGSANERLGFGKMGYGCKHYRRRCRIRAPCCNEVFDCRHCHNEATSMLRNIFDRHELVRYDVKQVICSVCDTEQPVVPVCTNCGVNMGEYFCEVCKFYDDDIGKEQFHCNDCGICRVGGRENFFHCKKCGSCYSVALRDNHSCVENSMRHHCPICYEYLFDSLKDTTVMKCGHTMHCECYHEMIKRDKLKRQSCLRIIGIRRFMEDRMDDGVNFATYIHVPSTA is encoded by the exons ATGGAAGGCTCTGCCAATGAACGTCTCGGTTTTGGGAAGATGGGTTATGG ATGCAAGCATTATAGAAGAAGATGCAGGATCAGAGCTCCCTGTTGTAACGAGGTCTTTGATTGCCGCCATTGTCACAATGAAGCCACG AGCATGTTGAGGAACATCTTTGATCGGCATGAGCTCGTTCGATACGATGTTAAGCAA gtaATTTGCTCAGTTTGCGACACAGAACAGCCG GTGGTTCCTGTCTGTACAAATTGTGGAGTCAATATGGGCGAGTATTTCTGTGAAGTGTGCAAATTCTACGATGATGAT ATTGGCAAAGAGCAGTTTCATTGCAATGATTGTGGGATCTGCAG AGTCGGCggtagagagaatttttttcaCTGCAAGAAATGTG GATCATGTTATTCAGTGGCTCTGCGTGATAATCACTCGTGTGTGGAGAACTCCATGCGGCACCACTGTCCCATTTGTTACGAG TATCTCTTTGACTCACTCAAAGACACAACCGTAATGAAATGTGGCCACACGATGCACTGTGAATGCTATCATGAGATGATTAAGCGTGACAA ATTGAAGCGACAGTCATGCCTGAGGATTATCGGTATAAGAAG ATTTATGGAGGACCGGATGGATGATGGAGTAAATTTTGCAACATACATCCATGTTCCGAGCACAGCCTAA
- the LOC131322074 gene encoding E3 ubiquitin-protein ligase MIEL1 isoform X2 has product MEGSANERLGFGKMGYGCKHYRRRCRIRAPCCNEVFDCRHCHNEATSMLRNIFDRHELVRYDVKQVICSVCDTEQPVVPVCTNCGVNMGEYFCEVCKFYDDDIGKEQFHCNDCGICRVGGRENFFHCKKCGSCYSVALRDNHSCVENSMRHHCPICYEYLFDSLKDTTVMKCGHTMHCECYHEMIKRDKYCCPICSRSIIDMSQTWKRIDDEIEATVMPEDYRYKKIYGGPDG; this is encoded by the exons ATGGAAGGCTCTGCCAATGAACGTCTCGGTTTTGGGAAGATGGGTTATGG ATGCAAGCATTATAGAAGAAGATGCAGGATCAGAGCTCCCTGTTGTAACGAGGTCTTTGATTGCCGCCATTGTCACAATGAAGCCACG AGCATGTTGAGGAACATCTTTGATCGGCATGAGCTCGTTCGATACGATGTTAAGCAA gtaATTTGCTCAGTTTGCGACACAGAACAGCCG GTGGTTCCTGTCTGTACAAATTGTGGAGTCAATATGGGCGAGTATTTCTGTGAAGTGTGCAAATTCTACGATGATGAT ATTGGCAAAGAGCAGTTTCATTGCAATGATTGTGGGATCTGCAG AGTCGGCggtagagagaatttttttcaCTGCAAGAAATGTG GATCATGTTATTCAGTGGCTCTGCGTGATAATCACTCGTGTGTGGAGAACTCCATGCGGCACCACTGTCCCATTTGTTACGAG TATCTCTTTGACTCACTCAAAGACACAACCGTAATGAAATGTGGCCACACGATGCACTGTGAATGCTATCATGAGATGATTAAGCGTGACAA ATATTGCTGCCCCATATGCTCGAGGTCGATTATTGACATGTCTCAAACATGGAAGAGAATAGACGACgag ATTGAAGCGACAGTCATGCCTGAGGATTATCGGTATAAGAAG ATTTATGGAGGACCGGATGGATGA
- the LOC131322079 gene encoding uncharacterized protein LOC131322079: MGCGKSKDAVATENTITKSKSNKKEDVAVETTTNGNTTTPNTLVEEKRESKKDEVINKAVEKVGEGGEITKEEFEGGAKEETKSEDIVATDEKIIGVGGSEKSKDVVDEKGLGEEAKMETKTNGVGELVKEKEEKEEAAVPTVAAETPPAAISAATPTAASEEEKTLVSNQEIVPGSPAEEPKTN, encoded by the exons ATGGGTTGTGGGAAGTCAAAGGATGCCGTCGCCACTGAGAACACCATTACCAAAAGCAAGAGCAACAAGAAAGAAGATGTTGCTGTAGAAACCACCACCAATGGAAACACCACCACCCCAAACACATTGgtggaagaaaaaagagagagcaaaaAGGATGAAGTGATCAACAAGGCGGTGGAAAAAGTGGGAGAAGGTGGTGAGATAACAAAGGAGGAATTTGAGGGAGGGGCAAAAGAGGAAACGAAGAGTGAAGATATTGTTGCAACAGATGAGAAGATTATTGGGGTTGGTGGTTCTGAGAAATCAAAGGATGTTGTGGATGAAAAGGGATTGGGTGAAGAGGCGAAAATGGAGACGAAAACAAACG GTGTTGGAGAGCTGGTGaaagagaaggaagagaaagaggaagcaGCGGTGCCAACCGTTGCTGCTGAAACTCCACCCGCTGCTATCTCTGCTGCCACCCCCACAGCCGCTAGTGAGGAAGAGAAAACTCTTGTTTCTAATCAG GAAATTGTGCCTGGTTCACCAGCAGAAGAGCCCAAAACAAACTGA
- the LOC131322078 gene encoding lipase-like produces the protein MDQRRWLKVGILVALFALCWGRDLKVKHKDGLAVYNHTLSTTLVEYASAVYMSDLTELFSWTCQRCDDLTKGFEVIELVVDVQHCLQGFVGVAKDLNAIVIAFRGTQERSIQNWVEDLYWKQLDLNYPGMPDAMVHHGFYFAYHNTTIRPCVVNAVKRAKQLYGDIDIMVTGHSMGGAMAAFCGLDLTVNHEAGNVKVVTFGQPRIGNAAFVSYYSKLVPDTIRVTNEHDIVAHLPPFYSHFAQKTYHHFPREVWIYHVGFGSLIYTVEKVCDGSGEDPDCSRSVVGNSISDHLEYYGVKLGALGSDVCRIVMDSRLAAYSTQDQAGNLILSRNPSSSVVNMKSEPSAPINSL, from the exons ATGGATCAAAGAAGGTGGCTAAAGGTGGGGATTTTGGTAGCTTTGTTTGCTTTATGTTGGGGCAGAG aCCTCAAGGTCAAGCACAAGGATGGTTTGGCCGTTTACAATCATACACTTTCAACAACACTAGTGGAGTATGCTTCCGCA GTGTACATGTCTGATTTGACAGAATTATTTTCTTGGACATGCCAAAGATGTGATGATCTGACCAAG GGATTTGAAGTGATAGAGCTGGTCGTTGATGTCCAGCACTGCCTGCAG GGGTTTGTTGGGGTGGCAAAGGATCTTAATGCTATTGTGATTGCTTTCCGAGGCACTCAGGAACGCAG CATCCAGAATTGGGTTGAAGATCTGTACTGGAAGCAGCTCGACTTAAACTACCCTGGCATGCCTGATGCAATG GTGCACCATGGATTTTATTTTGCGTACCACAACACAACTATTCGTCCTTGTGTTGTAAATGCTGTTAAAAGAGCGAAGCAATTGTATGGGGACATTGATATTATGGTTACTGGGCACTCAATGGGAGGGGCTATGGCCGCCTTTTGCGGGCTGGATCTCACG GTCAATCATGAAGCGGGGAATGTTAAGGTTGTGACATTTGGACAACCTCGCATTGGCAATGCTGCTTTTGTGTCATACTATAGCAAACTTGTGCCAGATACAATTCGAGTCACAAATGAACATGATATTGTCGCTCATTTGCCGCCGTTTTATTCTCATTTTGCACAAAAGACATACCATCACTTCCCGAGAGAG GTGTGGATTTATCATGTTGGATTTGGTAGTTTAATTTATACAGTTGAGAAGGTTTGTGATGGTTCTGGCGAAGACCCAGACTGTAGCAG GTCTGTGGTTGGGAACAGCATTTCAGACCATTTAGAATATTACGGCGTTAAATTAGGAGCCCTGGGATCAGACGTGTGCAGAATTGTCATGGATTCTCGATTGGCCGCGTACAGCACTCAAGATCAAGCGGGTAATTTAATCTTGTCCCGCAATCCTTCCTCGTCTGTTGTGAATATGAAGTCTGAACCAAGCGCACCGATCAACTCTCTTTAG